CCTTCCCGTGCCAAGCGTCGCGCGGTGGCCGAGGTGTCGTGTTTTGCACCGCGGGCCCCGATGCGAGGCATGGGATCACCGATGGCGCCATCCTCCGGCGGCGGGGCGGGTCAAGCAGCAGCCTTAATCTTCCGGGCCCGTTCCCAGTCACGTGCCTCGCTTCGGCGTTATCGACGTCCATGTGCACATGACCCCGTGGAGGATGCTCCGGCCGGGGGTTCGGGAACGCATGACCAAGGAACGCGACGACGTCGAGAAGATTGAGGCGATGATCGCTGATTCCCGTCTCTTTCTCAAATACCTCGACGAGCAGGGCGTGGATGCGGCCGCCGTCATAAACTACCCGGCCCACGAGGTCATGGGGTTCACGGACCAAGTGAACGATTACGTCGCCGAATTCGCAAGACGCAACCCGACCAGGATCCTTGCGGTCGGCGGTGTGGACGCCCGGCACGAGAAGCGCGCGGCCGACCACGTGAAGGCCCTTCATGCGAAAGGGGTCCGGGCCCTGAAGATACACCCTCCCCACCAACTCTACGCGGCGAACGCCTATGTGGATGGGGGGTGGCGTAGCCTCAGGGAAATCTATTCAGAGGCGCAGGAACTGGGGATGCCGGTGATCATCCACACGGGAACGAGCGTCTTCCCGGGGGCTCGCAACCGCTTCGGCGACCCGATGGCGATCGACGACGTGGCACTCGATTATCCACAATTGAAG
The Euryarchaeota archaeon DNA segment above includes these coding regions:
- a CDS encoding amidohydrolase: MPRFGVIDVHVHMTPWRMLRPGVRERMTKERDDVEKIEAMIADSRLFLKYLDEQGVDAAAVINYPAHEVMGFTDQVNDYVAEFARRNPTRILAVGGVDARHEKRAADHVKALHAKGVRALKIHPPHQLYAANAYVDGGWRSLREIYSEAQELGMPVIIHTGTSVFPGARNRFGDPMAIDDVALDYPQLKIVMAHGGRPLYMDKAFFILRRHENVHLDISSIPPKSLLEYFPRFTEIASRAMFGSDWPGPGAKSIKGNVDAFKDLKFDEKTQRAVLYENAARLFNLESSI